The Micromonospora sp. Llam0 genome contains a region encoding:
- a CDS encoding cytidine deaminase, whose product MEIDWVELRRAATEAMRHAYAPYSNFPVGAAGLVDDGRVVVGCNVENAAYGVVLCAECGVVSSLHSTGGGRLVALSCVGGDGQPLMPCGRCRQLLWEHGGPECQVEALPAPLTVAELLPHAFGPADLAAAALAPSGGLGRGTARGAGRGAAERDRVGAEHVGRADAAGRPVVAPDTAVPARLAKWRGRGTVFVHPDSAGGELVWTGYWERSESTGEAAGSGILEEAPSWPSAESVVAWGRARTHRVVVVDADGGVSWAGEGDPPTEVSTRWTG is encoded by the coding sequence GTGGAGATCGACTGGGTGGAGCTGCGGCGGGCCGCGACCGAGGCGATGCGGCACGCGTACGCGCCGTACTCGAACTTTCCGGTCGGCGCGGCCGGACTGGTCGACGACGGCCGGGTGGTCGTCGGCTGCAACGTCGAGAACGCCGCGTACGGCGTGGTGCTCTGCGCCGAGTGCGGTGTCGTCTCGTCGCTGCACAGCACCGGCGGCGGCCGGCTGGTGGCGTTGTCCTGCGTCGGCGGGGACGGCCAGCCGCTGATGCCGTGTGGCCGCTGCCGTCAGTTGTTGTGGGAGCACGGCGGGCCGGAATGCCAGGTCGAAGCGCTGCCTGCGCCGTTGACCGTGGCGGAGTTGCTGCCGCACGCGTTCGGCCCGGCGGACCTCGCGGCCGCTGCGCTCGCCCCCAGCGGCGGCCTCGGTCGGGGCACCGCTCGTGGTGCCGGTCGCGGCGCGGCGGAGCGGGACCGGGTCGGCGCCGAGCACGTCGGGCGGGCCGACGCGGCCGGGCGCCCGGTGGTGGCGCCGGACACCGCGGTGCCGGCCCGGCTGGCCAAGTGGCGGGGCCGGGGCACCGTCTTCGTGCACCCCGATTCGGCCGGCGGCGAGCTGGTCTGGACCGGCTACTGGGAGCGGTCCGAATCCACCGGCGAGGCGGCCGGCTCGGGCATCCTGGAGGAGGCGCCGAGCTGGCCGTCTGCCGAGTCGGTGGTGGCCTGGGGCCGGGCGCGTACCCACCGGGTGGTGGTGGTCGACGCCGACGGCGGGGTCTCCTGGGCCGGCGAAGGCGACCCGCCGACCGAGGTGAGCACCCGCTGGACCGGCTGA